In the Pseudorasbora parva isolate DD20220531a chromosome 5, ASM2467924v1, whole genome shotgun sequence genome, aatcagcgtattgatttcagtcacgtgatttcagcagtttggcagtttgacacgtgatccgactCATGAATTAATACGCTGATTTATAACCATgggaatctttatttgaggattgaaaacaaaccaggaagagaaaattctgaataaagttgtagtttttggaccaaaatgtattttcgatacttcaagagattctaattaactaactgatgtcgcATATATCAGGGGACATCCAAATCCAATGTTAGCTTTACTTGCTGTCTCCTGAGATTTCTTCCTCTGAAgaatttttgaaggcagcatagatgtatccttcgctgcctttgttatcatagggtgtactcacactaggcatgGTTGCCATGAACCGGGCCCGAGTACGATTGTCCCCCCTGCCCACTCACCCtctggcctgcactcacataggGTCTCAGCATTcatgccggagcacgcttacgtccttatggtgcgacggtttcgggataaacaggaagagcggcgctctctgagcacaatggagtccatcgctccattgttttctttgtggataattttgtgtcatttggtccacagccctctcaaagcctgttgttaaacagatgtgtcgTCTTAGTGGTGCGAAAATGTTCACGTAATCGTGCTGCTCGTATGAGgaggtttgcaaggtaccagctgaagtgcagcaaggactttgcagctttgattacggaCTCCAGCACGGTTAGCGCTCACATTGCATGCGAACCGCGCCCGAGTCCAACTGAACCgtgctctggcccacctcttccaTGCGGGCCAGGGCCGTCTAATCGAGCTGCGCCCGGGCACGTTtcggagcactcacactagtcaaacgaaccACGCTTTGGTGgtcaaacgcactcgggcaCAGTTCTaactggctagtgtgagtacacccttacAATCCTGTGCATTCCTTTCTGTGACACTTGAGCTAAAATATAATGATGGTATCTGAAAGTTGTGGTTGGTGGTCAGTTTGTAAATGTCTGCTTTGAGCAATGTTTTCCACAGACCTGGGCATCAATCTTGCACACTTGCTTCCTGTTGTGTGCACGTGCTCATAAGTGTCCAAGACTGCACGTGTGGGCATTTTTTTGGACAGGCCCATTGTTTTGCTTCCttcattcagctcattttgaGGTGTATCACACCCGGGGAGAAATTGGGGGTTAGGTGCTTTACTCAAGGGCACCTCTGTCATTTTCCGCACCCTTTGGGTTATAACTCAGACTCTCTAACCATTAGTCCACAACAGAAGCACCCATTGCAGTATGAATAAATTAAGCAGTtgctcatttatttatttaacacaacAAAAACGGCTAATAAAACCACATGGGATTATAAACCACATTAATAGTTTGATGTTTCACAGTAGTTTAATGTTTATGATACAGGTGTTAGTACAATTTGCCATATCAAATGTGGATCAGTTTAGGATCTACTTTGAAGTTAGATCAattgtataaataaaataatttatattacgTCTCTTCCTTTACAAATACTTTCTTGTAACAGTTTTGCACTAGGAAGAGACTTATAGTAAAATAAAAGAACAGATGctaaaagtgtttttattattatataatgcaTCTTCAGTCCTGAAAAACAGATGCAAAATATGCATGTTTACATGAAGAACGTGAATGTGGTTTGAGGTTGAATGATATTGTAAATTTGTGTCAACAAACTTGTTCGGTCCATAGGTCATATCTTCAGCGTGATGTGGAAAGTATGCCGAGTGAGATGCGAAAGCGTAGGCATACATGTTGTTGTCTTTTTTACGGGTAACTCTGAGTTTGTTCCTCAGAGTGTTTGATGGGACTACCAAATTTCATCATCAAGAGATtcttcggtaacactttattttacagtgtcctttgATACATGTAGTTACCATAGTGATAACAGTAAATTGTGTAAAATttcatgcaactaaccctcgacccaaccctaaccctatgttaattaagattactcagtacttaaatatataattacattgtaacaacgacaccttaaaataaagtgtaaccggttcctcattttgaaatatttatattcttataAGGAACAACGAGTTCCAAACTTTAGGTTTATCATAAAGAGTGGTGAATGTGAAATAAACAAGATATTTCTTGTGTATGAGGAGGAATATGCATATTCAGACGCATGCTGTCTGTTTTTCTCTCTAAAGAGTTATGACCAGACATGCTCATATTGTGACATtgaatgtgtgtatttgtgGGCAATTGTTAGTTCCAGTAAgacatttttttgtcaattaAAGGACTAGTTCATCGAAAAATAAATATGTTGTCATCCTTCACTAatccttatgttgttccaaacctgtacgagTTTCTTTCCTccgttgaacacaaaagaagatagtttgaagaatgttggttgATAGTTGACGGTAACCATTGACTTCAATagtagcctatttttttttcccctatggaagtcaatgggtgccGTCAACTTTCTGGTTACCAGCATTCTTCAAATGAAACagtattttgtgttcaacagaagaaagaaactcatgtTTGGAATGACTTGGGGGTGAGTAAGtgatgacaaaatgttcattttggggtgaactattccttttcATGTTAAGGCCTGCTCCAATCAGTCCAATGTAGTGTTTCTAATGAGCGGGTCAAAGTTTATGCGCATTCTGTTTTTTAGCGTGACAAAgtgatttaattcattttaattctttatttttatcGGTCTCCATTTTATCATGACCTCGAATTTAGGTTAGAAATGCCGATTTAGTTATTTGGACATTTGTataatagtttaactacacatttgaTTATTGAATCAAATTGCATTTAGTCATTTGAAGAGCAAACACAAATGTTTCCAGTACATTACAATTTGTATGATTTTATGATAATATTGGCACAGTAATCATTTCCTTCCTAAATAAATGTAGCTAGACCATGTCATTTTAGATACACACAACACATGTGAACTCTCATCTTTCTGTCATTTTCTTTATTTACTTCACCAAGTAATCGATTTAATtcatttcattgtattaattcattgtaaaatatatatgtttttatatatatatatggatagatggatagatagatagatagatagatagatagatagatagatagatagatagatagatagatagatagatagatggatagatggatagatggatagatggatagatagatattagATATTATCATTGATTATTGTTCCATGGGAgcaaaatgataataaaaaaaaaatgcccaaGCTAGAGACTAATACATTTAGCTTGGCATAGCTACAATTCAGCATGAGCTTGTACAAGCCAGCAGATGAAAAATCTGCAACAGACAACAAGAATGGGGTGCAGCAGCCATATGCAGATTCAGGCATTTAGGGAAGTCTGTCTTGTTGCGCGTAAAGGCAATCTTTTGGTCCTGCGTTATTCTTTAGTGTAGCTTAATCATGTTTGATCCAGCAGCGAGTCCTAGCACAGTTAAAGCGTGAGTGAACTCACTGATTCCCTTAAATGGGCTCAGACGGTAATCAAATGAGAGTTGTGGTTCATATCTCTGTGGGATACTCCCCGTTTCTGCACTTCACGCATGTCCACGTAttctgtgttgtctagatcacGTCGATTTACGTTCCTCTGAAACATAGTAaaataatatgtattttaaGTATTGCTGTGCCAAACAGCAACAAGTACAGTGCAGTCATATTGCATTATTGGCACACAGTCACATATGGCAGAAGATCTTAATAAATTCATAAGAAGACATACAGCTAAAAAGAAAGCCCTTACCTGCATTGGCACATAGGTCAGAGTGTCAGAAGACTCCGGCTTTGCAACCTGGAGAGGAAGACAAAAACGACAAGAATGACTAGAAGAAAAACAAAGTGTCAGAAATTGTAAAACTATTGTGACAATACaggaacactttacaataaggtttcattagttaacatgaattaacacTCAAAAAATGTACTTCCACTGTTGTTAGTTGCACTCAAATCATCCTTGTTCACATTACTTAAACTCATGTAACTTAACTTAAATTTACTGAACTGTTTCTACTAAAAATTAGCATTGACAGCTTTACTGTGTAAAGCTTAATAAGAGTTTGTTCAGTCAACTTAACATTGCTGAGTGAAACGAACAAACTGGGCAggggatctgtagttcccagcatgctttgcaagggactgcattaggagagtaaatttagggattaaagttattttatgtttttcagtaaagggaaagatgatGTTAGTTTATCTTAGAGTTTAATGTttagttatgttggacatttagagTTTCTTTAATTTTGTGGTtccattatgcagaagagtagtgcctgtgtttaggctgtgggcacttacacacattattattaaaagGAATTCCTGCCCTCAATAAAattgagtttgtccaatgagttatttttgcattttgtttcTAAAAAAAGCGTATTTATTAGTTTTCCACTTACACTAGTATAGCAAATAGTTAATTTAAtaaggtaaattaaattgatataTGTGTTCACCtaacataataaacttttataaatgtaacattacgTAAAAcgacatataaatattatgtaacagtgacaaattcaaatggtttgtatgtaagcaaatacattttgtcgacttttacttgaatttcttttgttcatataactaaattgttatttattaaaaaaaatgaatcaatATAGTTGTGTGGGACCACTTGACGCtgctttttaaagtaaattcaacaagtaTTTTTTGATTGAAGAATGAAGATgacttttacagcatttattaatctaaaTGAAtagttaatttcaacatttaataggctaatacattattaaaatcaaaagttgtgcTTGTTAACTTtagaactaacatgaacaaacaatgaacacttttatttttattaactaatattaacaaagagaaataaatactataacaaatgtttttttcattgttagttaactaatgaaaccttatttttatagttgcaatatattacaataatatGGTAATAGACACATTTGCAATATCAAGCAGTACTGAGCTGTTTTGTATGACAAACAACATTTACAAATGGCCGCGCCCGCTCTTATGTGAAAAATAAGGTAAAAGTATAAGGAAAATTTATGGAACCATCAATGCCAATAAGGTacctttgtttttttaagtgtaaGGCTCTTATGGGTTTTCTGTTGAGAATATAGTCATTCATGCTATGTCGTTATTACCGTAATAATTACGAGATATCAGCGTTCACGTCCTCATTCAGTTTGTAAACTGGGAATTTTCGGAGATCCCCTATTGTTCTTCATCTGCGCTGTGCCTAccatgacatcaaagtaccgcgagagccaTTCAAAAGCGTAAGGAGTCGTTTGCTCTCCGATCACTCTCGCGGTAATTTGACGTCAtacgccgatcggtctgcgcagcaCCCCTTCAAGCCGAACAAACCTATTGCCGTTGATAGTGAAACGCATAATGCTGCATTCACGCCATATTGTAATTACTGTAATTTCAGTTGCAATTTCAACTTGTAACAAGCGTTCACGTCCTCATTGAGCACGAAACTACAGCTTGTGAAATGGGAATTTTCTGAGAGCTGCTACTTGTACCAAGTGACCGCTGTACCTGACCTCTGTAGATTCATGTGAGCAACTCTGAATAGAAAGTCACGTATTGTCATCTCAATACTATGGTATAATACGACGTGGCGTGAACACAGTTTCCAGACAGCTCTGAGTGGAACGATGCGTTGTCATTTAGAAATGATGGTAATTACAACAAGATGTGGACGCAGCATCATGTAGTATATTTACAGTAATATTGGCTCTATTAAATACACAAATGCAACAGAATAAACTATGTTTACAGATACTACTTTTAAGATGGAAGATATCCGGGAGTAAAGACACTAATAACACAAGtacaaacataaaataaaatgaaaatctgTAAATTTACCCTCAATCTGATGTAGAATGCAGTGAGAATAATGCTGTAGAGAGAGAGCATCACCAGCACTATGATCAGACCACAGATTAGAAGGGTATACATGTCTTCAGACGGGGTCCTGTCTTCAGGTATATGTTTAGTGGCATGCTGTTCGAGGGTGCATGAACAGTTGCTTTTTGGTGGAGTCCAAGAGTTCTTGCAATCttgcaataaaaataattgtgaAATTGTGAAAATTCATTTATATAAAGGTTATGTTTAAAAAGGCAAGATTTAAACTGGTTTTAACTGCAGTTAAATATACAATTTCTGGGTATATAAAAACTGGTTTATAAGTGAATTTATAAACTTACCTCGGAAAAGCTTCGTTGTAGGGCCCTTTTTTGTTATGATTGGTAATGGATATATTTTGGATATCTCACAGGAAAATTCATTTTTGTGTATGGGATCAGGATTCATCAAGGTGAATGTGAATGTCTTCTTATTTTCTTTCCATTTACACTTCTCCTGGCTGTTTGATGAAACCTCACAGACATATTTACCATTCATTATCAGCTTGGGTTCCAAAGAAAAATCTTCTTCTCCATAAAACATGCATGTGACACTGACTGAGCCATCGTCGTTGAGCGTATGGTTGAGAGGTTCACTCACATCCCAGCTACAAACTGAGGTACAAAGAAgacattttattaattcattcatAGTTCAAACACTGAATAATTTGATGTTGACCATGTTTACAATGTGACAACCTGCCAAAATGTCTAATCTAACATAACCCAGAATTACCTTCATGTGTAGGTGAATATATGAATATTCAGCTTTAGAGGATATTCAGAATAAGATCTTTACATGATTCAAAATGAATAGAGGCATATGACAGCTATCTTATTCAGATCTCCAGAACATTGGCTTAATCTGGTTTGGGCAGTCAGGACTTTAACATAATCAgaatatgaccatattctaaGTAATATATGTAAATGCAGTGTTTTATTTCAAAACACCTATATTTTCCTGTTGTCACGCTATGTGGCTGTATGAATCGCACAGCACGGCAGAATCCAAAAGAAACACTTTATTATAGGAGAAACAATACTTGAGGAGAAGTCATGGCTTAAATACATGGGGAGTAATGAGGATATGAACTAAACAACAGGTCAATGAAATCAGTAATGACAGAGAACAGAAACATATATGTTACACCTGTAGACTTAAGCAAACGTGACAGGCTAACTTTACCACAAAAATGAACTCATCAGCctcatgaatatatatttagCGTCTACATTCATGCTGGTTTTAGTGATGCTTTACCCACAACTATAGGCTCTGTGCTAATAAGAAACCAGCATTGCCCATGTAATACATGTACCAACCAAGAATTTTGGAACTGAATCTGGTCCAAATGACATGAATGTAAACAGAACAGTGACTGACAAGGGCATGAGAAAAGTTATCTTCTTACCCATGTGAAGGATCAGAGAAAAGCTGAGAGCGAGCAGAGTAAACCTTTCAGGCATGTTGACGTATCCTCGTCGGTTTGTCAGTGTGATGGTGGCCGAGCCTCTTCAGGTTGTTTTTACTGGAGTGAGAAAACACAGGAAGTATGTGGGTTAGGTGATCAATATCACCCATAAACATATTTGTCACTTGTCATGTGAGAAGTTTAGAAGGTACGAAGTGATGAGGGGAGAGAGCAACATTTAACACACAAGttaaaaaattaattgttgCGAGATGAATCATATTGTGGGATATTATTTAAACACTCTGATTGAGTTTTTACCTTTTGCTTAAATTCGAGAGACGCGTCTGTCAGTGAGGAAATGAGTGGGCAGCTTTCTTGTAATATGAAGATGCTGAAAGGAAATGTTTGATGCACAACCATGTTAGGAAAAACCCATATCCTACTAAATGAGCAATAAAGTCATCTTGATCCACTtactattaaatgcattttagttTCATATGAAATGTCATCATAGCTTGTGTTGTTCACGCGTCAAGATCAAATCTTCAGTTCATTGTGTGTGAAGGTGATTTTACATCAGCTAGAAAACTGATACATGATTTTAGCAAGTTTTATTCTCTTCACTACCAATAAGCCAATTAATTAAAGTGTGTTAATGTCCTAGTTGTGGCGACAGTTGTTTGTGATTCAGACGTGTTTATT is a window encoding:
- the si:ch211-67e16.3 gene encoding uncharacterized protein si:ch211-67e16.3, producing MPERFTLLALSFSLILHMVCSWDVSEPLNHTLNDDGSVSVTCMFYGEEDFSLEPKLIMNGKYVCEVSSNSQEKCKWKENKKTFTFTLMNPDPIHKNEFSCEISKIYPLPIITKKGPTTKLFRDCKNSWTPPKSNCSCTLEQHATKHIPEDRTPSEDMYTLLICGLIIVLVMLSLYSIILTAFYIRLRVAKPESSDTLTYVPMQRNVNRRDLDNTEYVDMREVQKRGVSHRDMNHNSHLITV